A section of the Serratia liquefaciens ATCC 27592 genome encodes:
- a CDS encoding bifunctional 2',3'-cyclic-nucleotide 2'-phosphodiesterase/3'-nucleotidase, translated as MMKRPLTLSVLAVLVCASAQAATVDLRVLETTDLHSNMMDFDYYKDKPTDKFGLVRTASLIEQARQQATNSVLVDNGDIIQGSPLGDYMAAKGLKPGDIHPVYKAMNTLNYVVGNIGNHEFNYGLDYLKTAISGAKFPYINANVIDAKTQKPLFTPYIIVDTPVKDRDGKEHSLRIGYIGFVPPQILVWDKANLQGKVKVNDITETAKRYVPEMRKQGADLIVAIPHSGLSSEPYKAMAENSVYYLSQVPGIDAIMFGHAHAVFPSKDFANIKGADIAQGTLNGIPAVMPGQWGDHLGVVDLQLNNDSGSWKVASAKAEARPIYDKENKKSLAAEDAKLVKVLAEDHKGTRDFVSKPVGKADDNMYSYLALVQDDPTVQIVNNAQKAYVEHYIQGDPDLADLPVLSAAAPFKVGGRKNDPASFVEVEKGQLTFRNASDLYLYPNTLVVVKASGKEVKEWLECSAGQFNQIDVNSSQPQGLINWDGFRTYNFDVIDGVNYQIDVSQPARYDGECQLINDKAERIKQLTFKGKPIDPKATFLVATNNYRAYGGKFAGTGDQHIAFASPDENRSVLAAYISAETKQHGAVRPQVDNNWRLATFSSPQPLDIRFETSPSEKATAFIKAYAQYPMKSEGTDNIGFAVYKIDLSSK; from the coding sequence ATGATGAAGCGTCCGCTGACGTTGTCTGTCCTCGCTGTGCTGGTTTGCGCCTCAGCGCAGGCGGCAACGGTCGATCTGCGCGTGCTGGAAACCACCGACCTGCACAGCAACATGATGGACTTCGATTACTACAAGGATAAACCGACCGACAAGTTCGGTCTGGTGCGCACCGCCAGCCTGATTGAACAGGCTCGCCAGCAGGCCACCAATAGCGTACTGGTGGATAACGGCGACATCATTCAGGGCAGCCCGCTCGGCGACTATATGGCGGCCAAGGGCCTGAAGCCCGGCGATATTCATCCTGTCTATAAGGCCATGAACACCCTGAATTATGTGGTCGGCAATATCGGCAACCACGAATTCAACTACGGCCTCGATTACCTGAAAACCGCCATCAGCGGTGCCAAGTTCCCGTATATCAATGCTAACGTGATCGACGCTAAAACGCAGAAACCGCTGTTCACTCCTTACATTATCGTCGATACGCCGGTAAAAGACCGTGACGGCAAGGAACATAGTTTACGCATCGGCTATATCGGTTTTGTGCCACCGCAAATTCTGGTGTGGGATAAGGCCAATCTGCAAGGCAAGGTTAAGGTCAACGACATCACCGAAACCGCCAAACGCTACGTGCCGGAAATGCGTAAACAGGGGGCCGATCTGATCGTGGCGATCCCGCACTCCGGCCTGTCCAGCGAGCCGTACAAGGCGATGGCAGAGAATTCGGTGTACTACCTTAGCCAGGTTCCGGGCATTGACGCCATCATGTTCGGCCATGCTCACGCCGTATTCCCGAGCAAAGACTTCGCCAATATCAAAGGCGCTGACATTGCCCAGGGCACGCTGAACGGCATACCTGCGGTCATGCCCGGCCAGTGGGGCGACCACCTCGGCGTTGTCGATCTGCAGTTGAACAACGACTCTGGCAGTTGGAAAGTAGCTTCCGCCAAAGCGGAAGCACGGCCCATCTACGACAAAGAGAACAAGAAATCGCTGGCGGCAGAAGACGCCAAGCTGGTGAAAGTCCTGGCGGAAGATCATAAGGGCACGCGCGATTTTGTCAGCAAGCCGGTCGGCAAAGCTGATGACAACATGTACAGCTACCTGGCGCTGGTGCAGGATGACCCAACGGTACAAATCGTAAATAACGCGCAGAAAGCCTATGTGGAACACTACATTCAGGGCGACCCGGATCTGGCCGATTTGCCGGTGCTGTCAGCGGCAGCACCGTTCAAGGTCGGCGGCCGCAAAAACGATCCGGCCAGCTTCGTCGAAGTGGAAAAAGGCCAGCTCACCTTCCGTAACGCTTCGGATCTCTACCTCTACCCCAACACCCTGGTGGTAGTAAAAGCCAGTGGCAAAGAGGTGAAGGAGTGGCTGGAGTGCTCCGCCGGGCAGTTCAATCAAATCGACGTCAACAGCAGCCAACCGCAGGGCCTGATCAACTGGGATGGCTTCCGCACCTATAACTTCGACGTGATTGACGGGGTTAATTACCAGATCGACGTCAGCCAGCCTGCGCGTTACGACGGCGAATGCCAGTTGATTAACGACAAGGCGGAACGTATCAAGCAGCTGACGTTCAAAGGCAAACCAATTGATCCTAAGGCCACCTTCCTGGTGGCGACCAATAACTACCGCGCTTACGGCGGCAAGTTCGCTGGCACTGGCGATCAGCATATAGCCTTCGCTTCGCCGGACGAGAACCGTTCGGTGTTGGCGGCCTATATCAGCGCTGAAACCAAGCAGCATGGCGCAGTCCGGCCACAGGTGGATAACAATTGGCGCCTGGCGACCTTCAGCAGCCCGCAACCGCTGGATATTCGCTTTGAAACCTCGCCAAGCGAGAAAGCGACAGCGTTTATCAAGGCATATGCCCAGTATCCAATGAAATCCGAAGGCACGGATAACATCGGGTTCGCAGTTTATAAGATTGATTTAAGTAGCAAATAA
- the cysQ gene encoding 3'(2'),5'-bisphosphate nucleotidase CysQ, which translates to MLEKICQLSREAGAAIMAVYNGEQPLDVTQKKDDSPVTAADLAAHHIIQRGLAALTPDIPLLSEEDPPTWEVRQNWTRYWLVDPLDGTKEFLNRNGEFTVNIALIEDGQAVMGVVYAPAIDVLYLAERGKAWKEEKGHRQEIGVSNAHPPLVVVSRSHSDEELKDYLKQLGEHQTVSVGSSLKFCLVAEGKAQLYPRFGPTNIWDTAAGHAVAVAAGAQIHDWQGRPLLYTPRESFLNPGFRVSLF; encoded by the coding sequence ATGTTAGAAAAAATTTGCCAACTGTCCCGCGAGGCGGGCGCGGCCATCATGGCGGTGTACAACGGTGAACAACCGCTTGATGTTACACAAAAAAAAGATGACTCCCCGGTGACGGCGGCCGATCTGGCGGCGCACCACATTATCCAGCGCGGCCTGGCGGCGTTAACGCCGGACATCCCCTTGCTGTCGGAAGAAGATCCACCGACCTGGGAAGTGCGGCAGAATTGGACGCGCTACTGGCTGGTCGATCCGCTGGACGGCACCAAAGAGTTCCTGAATCGCAACGGTGAGTTCACGGTAAATATCGCGTTGATTGAAGACGGGCAGGCGGTAATGGGCGTGGTTTACGCCCCCGCGATCGACGTGCTGTATCTGGCCGAGCGCGGTAAAGCCTGGAAAGAAGAAAAAGGCCACCGGCAGGAGATTGGCGTCAGCAATGCCCATCCGCCATTGGTGGTGGTCAGCCGTTCGCACAGCGACGAAGAGCTGAAGGACTACCTGAAACAGCTGGGCGAACACCAGACCGTTTCCGTCGGTTCTTCGCTGAAATTCTGCCTGGTGGCGGAAGGTAAAGCGCAGCTCTATCCGCGCTTTGGGCCCACCAATATCTGGGATACCGCCGCCGGTCATGCCGTGGCCGTGGCAGCCGGGGCACAGATCCACGACTGGCAGGGCAGACCTCTGCTCTATACGCCGCGTGAATCCTTCCTAAACCCCGGCTTCAGGGTTTCGCTGTTCTAA
- a CDS encoding YtfJ family protein, producing MKKSHLLIVSLLLAPFLASAHNFQLQQRVAPVGVSDKGELNYANDKFSYQNWNSAQLSGKVRVIQHIAGRSSAKAMNDPLIEAIKKAKLPHDRYQTTTIVNTDDAILGTAVFVRNSIEDSKKEFPWSQFVVDSNGNVRKAWDLQPKGSAIVVLDKQGRIQFAKDGALTPEEVQQVMTQLHQLLAN from the coding sequence ATGAAAAAAAGTCACCTGCTTATTGTTTCCCTGCTGCTTGCCCCCTTTTTAGCCTCTGCGCACAACTTCCAACTCCAGCAACGCGTCGCGCCGGTCGGCGTCAGCGATAAGGGAGAGTTGAATTACGCTAATGATAAGTTTAGCTATCAAAACTGGAATAGCGCGCAACTCAGTGGGAAAGTGCGAGTCATACAGCATATTGCCGGCCGTAGCTCCGCCAAGGCGATGAACGATCCGCTGATCGAAGCGATTAAGAAAGCTAAACTACCGCACGATCGTTACCAAACGACGACAATAGTGAATACCGACGACGCGATACTCGGCACCGCGGTGTTTGTTCGCAACAGCATTGAAGACAGCAAGAAAGAGTTCCCCTGGTCGCAGTTTGTGGTCGACAGCAACGGCAACGTGCGCAAGGCCTGGGATTTGCAGCCGAAAGGGTCGGCCATTGTGGTGTTGGATAAGCAAGGCAGGATCCAGTTCGCCAAAGACGGCGCCCTGACGCCAGAAGAGGTGCAGCAGGTCATGACCCAACTGCACCAGCTGCTGGCGAACTGA
- a CDS encoding DUF1107 domain-containing protein — protein MRIFQRYNPLKVAKYVKTLFRGRLYIKDVGAFEFDEGKILLPKIRDRRHFSVMSEVNRQVLLLQTEMG, from the coding sequence ATGAGAATCTTCCAGCGTTATAATCCGTTGAAAGTGGCGAAGTACGTAAAAACCCTGTTTCGTGGCCGGCTGTATATCAAAGATGTAGGCGCGTTCGAATTCGACGAAGGGAAAATCCTGTTACCGAAAATTCGTGACCGGCGCCACTTCAGCGTGATGTCAGAGGTAAACCGTCAGGTGTTGTTGCTGCAAACTGAGATGGGTTGA